A genomic window from Salvia miltiorrhiza cultivar Shanhuang (shh) chromosome 5, IMPLAD_Smil_shh, whole genome shotgun sequence includes:
- the LOC131024820 gene encoding pentatricopeptide repeat-containing protein At2g22410, mitochondrial-like yields MKHLQPKQFFSLRSRFNFRAFSSSSKKWNSNPNPNLIITHPTLLLIEACNSMSQAKQIHANMTRTGLLFHLFPISRLLSFIAVDESGNLRYANALFSQILEPNVYIWNTIIRGCVRKGFFEAGFCYFVRMVRECVEMDRRSYVFGLKACEGLGDLRVGEFVHCRIWKVGFVGDVVVRNGLIHFYCENGGLSCADRVFRESEMRDVVSWTSIIDGNARNGMIDEALKMFDEMSESNVEPNDVTMVAVFSACAHKGDLRSAERVSEFVMTKGLRFSLNMMNAMLDMYVKCGGVEKAKEIFDRMEVRDVFSWTSMINGHAKNGEVELARKLFDEMPERNVVSWNAMIGGYSQNNMPMEALELFHKMESEAFAPPMETTLVSVLSACAQSGCMEVGQRIHDHYVKQKRIHLSTILCNAFVDMYAKCGSIDAARKIFDETTKKDLVSYNSMIVAYASHGHAGKALGLFEHMVELGFKPDNITFVGILSACAHGGLVEEGWGYFRGMESFGVTPAMEHYACVIDLLGRVGLLKEAYGLINSMEMEADEAIWGALLNGCRMHANVELGKLAAEKLMVLDPGHSGTYVLLASLCADNKKWGDVRMARSMMREKGVKKTAGSSLIEVEGEFHEFLVADESHPHSQAIYRVLDEIFLFSKLDSCTLNHIDTFL; encoded by the coding sequence ATGAAACATCTTCAACCGAAGCAATTTTTCTCCTTAAGAAGTCGTTTCAACTTCAGAGCCTTCTCCTCAAGTTCCAAGAAATGGAACTCAAATCCGAACCCAAATCTCATAATCACGCACCCAACTCTTCTTCTCATAGAAGCTTGCAATTCCATGTCGCAGGCAAAGCAAATTCACGCCAACATGACGCGCACCGGCCTCCTCTTCCATCTCTTCCCAATCAGCAGGCTCCTATCTTTTATCGCAGTGGACGAAAGCGGAAATCTTCGATATGCAAATGCTCTTTTCTCTCAAATTCTCGAACCCAATGTGTATATTTGGAATACAATAATAAGGGGCTGCGTCAGAAAAGGGTTTTTCGAAGCGGGCTTTTGTTATTTTGTTAGAATGGTTAGGGAATGCGTGGAGATGGATAGGAGAAGCTATGTATTTGGGCTGAAAGCTTGCGAGGGTTTGGGAGATTTGAGAGTGGGAGAGTTTGTGCATTGTAGGATTTGGAAGGTAGGGTTTGTGGGGGATGTTGTTGTGAGGAACGGTTTGATACATTTTTACTGCGAGAATGGGGGTTTGAGCTGCGCGGATCGAGTTTTCCGCGAGAGTGAGATGAGGGATGTGGTTTCTTGGACTAGTATCATTGATGGGAATGCGAGAAATGGGATGATTGATGAAGCGCTGAAGATGTTCGATGAAATGTCTGAAAGTAATGTGGAGCCGAATGACGTAACTATGGTGGCTGTTTTCTCTGCGTGTGCTCACAAGGGAGATTTGAGGTCTGCAGAGAGGGTTTCTGAGTTCGTGATGACGAAGGGACTTAGATTCAGTTTGAATATGATGAATGCCATGTTGGATATGTATGTGAAATGTGGGGGTGTGGAAAAAGCTAAGGAGATCTTTGATCGGATGGAGGTGAGGGATGTTTTCTCATGGACTAGCATGATAAACGGGCACGCGAAAAATGGGGAGGTTGAGCTGGCAAGGAAGCTGTTTGATGAGATGCCGGAGAGGAATGTGGTTTCTTGGAACGCGATGATAGGAGGATACTCACAGAATAATATGCCGATGGAGGCTTTGGAGTTGTTTCATAAGATGGAGAGCGAAGCTTTTGCTCCTCCCATGGAAACCACTTTGGTGTCGGTGCTCTCAGCGTGTGCTCAATCCGGTTGTATGGAGGTAGGGCAACGGATTCACGATCACTACGTCAAGCAAAAACGGATTCATCTCAGTACTATACTATGTAATGCATTTGTCGATATGTATGCTAAATGTGGGAGCATTGATGCTGCTAGGAAGATATTTGATGAGACGACGAAGAAAGATTTGGTGTCGTATAACTccatgattgttgcatatgcaTCTCATGGTCATGCAGGAAAGGCCCTAGGCCTATTTGAGCATATGGTGGAACTCGGATTCAAGCCTGATAATATCACGTTTGTGGGCATTCTGTCGGCTTGTGCTCACGGAGGGCTAGTCGAGGAAGGTTGGGGCTATTTCAGGGGTATGGAGTCATTTGGAGTAACTCCTGCAATGGAGCATTATGCGTGTGTGATTGATTTACTTGGAAGAGTAGGGCTATTGAAAGAAGCCTATGGCTTGATAAACTCGATGGAGATGGAGGCGGATGAAGCTATTTGGGGCGCTCTTCTTAATGGGTGTCGGATGCATGCGAATGTGGAGTTGGGGAAGCTTGCTGCGGAGAAGCTTATGGTCTTGGATCCGGGACATAGTGGGACGTACGTGCTGCTAGCTAGCTTGTGTGCCGATAACAAGAAATGGGGCGACGTGAGGATGGCTAGAAGTATGATGAGAGAGAAGGGTGTGAAGAAGACAGCAGGGTCTAGCTTGATCGAGGTAGAGGGCGAGTTTCATGAGTTTCTAGTCGCAGATGAATCACATCCTCATTCTCAAGCCATATACAGAGTTTTAGATGAGATTTTCTTGTTTTCAAAGTTGGATTCTTGTACATTAAACCATATTGATACATTTTTATAG
- the LOC131024821 gene encoding uncharacterized protein LOC131024821 — MEETVTYFQSPTEDSLSLLAAHNSPRCALDSSQVWIKMGDFDENFKHGQQDEGWEKTKMTRKAKRSRCIYSLEKPILTECDSYASNSKDPDAHHASSVVKSHNNHQILNTKTRDHLDLEVVSFLDNKDVMEMVLVDVQMSVNATPHAENAPTPFVSLTSEACGIAVIGYPLDVGEVRDESVACKLFRDRGRLVWRTSKRSPVCYVTSSPCKNTRDAMLPALLSKEKSLVKLLKNSNQGKRASNKTCVPVQLILRKIVAALD, encoded by the exons ATGGAAGAGACCGTAACGTATTTTCAGAGCCCAACTGAAGATTCACTTTCTCTCTTAGCTGCCCACAACTCTCCTCGTTGCGCCCTTGATTCGTCTCA GGTATGGATTAAGATGGGCGACTTCGATGAAAACTTCAAACATGGCCAACAAG ACGAGGGGTGGGAGAAGACGAAGATGACTAGAAAAGCAAAGAGAAGCAGATGTATTTACTCACTGGAAAAGCCGATTTTAACTGAATGTGATTCCTATGCTTCCAACTCCAAGGATCCAGATGCTCATCATGCATCAA GTGTAGTTAAATCTCATAACAACCACCAAATACTCAACACGAAAACAAGGGATCACTTGGATTTAGAGGTTGTGAGCTTCTTGGACAATAAGGATGTAATGGAAATGGTGCTGGTGGATGTGCAGATGAGTGTTAACGCAACCCCTCATGCTGAAAACGCCCCCACCCCGTTTGTTAGCCTAACAAGTGAAGCATGCGGCATAGCAGTCATAGGATACCCCTTGGATGTTGGAGAGGTACGAGATGAAAGTGTAGCGTGCAAGCTGTTTCGTGATCGAGGGAGGCTTGTTTGGAGGACTTCTAAAAGGAGTCCCGTCTGCTATGTCACGAGCTCCCCCTGTAAGAATACCAGGGACGCGATGCTCCCAGCTCTGCTCAGTAAAGAGAAATCCCTTGTGAAGTTGCTCAAGAACTCAAACCAAGGGAAGAGAGCATCCAACAAAACTTGTGTTCCAGTGCAGCTCATTTTAAGAAAGATAGTAGCAGCACTTGATTAG
- the LOC131024823 gene encoding uncharacterized protein LOC131024823 isoform X1 — protein MATAVRFLLSRTTPRTLFHSPGPCHLANYLPIILHSFLYKETNFHSRSFSTDASHSITQDLNSSVAAAFNLDNRVPATVITGFLGSGKTTLLNHILTSQHGKRIAVIENEFGEVDIDSSLVASHSSSNEEIIMVNNGCLCCTVRGDLVKMLLELVNKKRDKFDHIVIETTGLAKPGPVIETFYSDELLSRHVKLDGVVTLVDSVNAIKHLNEVKPRFVVNEAVEQIAFADRIIINKTDLASEAEVESLTNRIKHINGMAQIKRAKYGLVDMDFVLGVGGYDLDRIEAEVKSEDSHCSHQHETGHEHHHKGHDHVHDSSVSSISIVSDGTLDLDYFDDWLERLVEEKGDDLYRMKGILSVSDSEQRYVFQVCPQSIFNSTHDVSHNIVMHSCRNLAGSSCSFRWIPGQGMGRRREKDKQTCVYRKELG, from the exons ATGGCAACTGCGGTCAGATTCCTGCTTTCGAGAACGACACCCCGTACCCTCTTCCACTCTCCTGGACCATGTCATCTCGCTAATTATCTCCCCATAATTCTCCACTCCTTCCTTTATAAAGAAACCAATTTCCATTCCAGAAGCTTCTCTACCGACGCATCCCACTCCATCACTCAGGACTTGAACTCTTCCGTCGCTGCCGCTTTCAATCTCGACAACCGTGTCCCCGCCACCGTTATCACCGGTTTCCTTGGCTCCGGAAAG ACCACGCTTTTGAATCATATATTGACATCTCAACATGGAAAGCGGATTGCTGTCATAGAGAATGAG TTTGGTGAAGTAGATATCGATAGCTCGCTGGTTGCTAGCCATTCTTCATCTAATGAAGAGATTATCATGGTAAATAATGGTTGTCTATGCTGTACTGTGCGTGGAGATCTTGTCAAAATGCTTTTGGAGTTGGTCAATAAGAAGCGAGACAAATTTGACCACATTGTTATAGAAACAACAG GTCTTGCAAAGCCTGGTCCTGTGATTGAAACCTTTTATAGTGACGAGCTTCTCTCACGCCACGTGAAACTTGATGGAGTTGTTACTTTAGTGGACTCCGTGAATGCCATCAAACATTTGAATGAAGTTAAACCTAGATTTGTGGTGAACGAGGCTGTGGAACAAATTGCATTTGCAGACCGTATTATCATAAACAAA ACAGATTTAGCGAGTGAGGCAGAAGTGGAGTCATTGACAAACAGAATTAAG CATATCAATGGAATGGCACAAATAAAACGAGCTAAATATGGGTTAGTTGACATGGACTTTGTTTTAGGAGTGGGAGGATATGATCTTGACAG GATTGAAGCTGAAGTTAAATCAGAAGATTCTCATTGTTCTCATCAACATGAAACTGGTCATG AGCATCATCATAAAGGGCATGATCATGTACACGATTCTTCCGTCTCCAGCATCAGCATTGTTTCTGATGGAACCTTAGACCTTGATTAT TTTGATGATTGGCTCGAAAGATTAGTGGAAGAGAAAGGCGATGATCTTTACAGGATGAAAGGGATATTGTCAGTGAGCGACTCTGAGCAGCGCTATGTTTTCCAGGTCTGTCCTCAGTCAATCTTCAATTCAACTCATGATGTATCACACAATATTGTTATGCATTCTTGTCGTAACCTTGCAGGGAGTTCATGCTCTTTTCGATGGATCCCCGGGCAAGGAATGGGGCGCCGACGAGAAAAGGATAAACAAACTTGTGTTTATAGGAAGGAACTTGGATGA
- the LOC131024823 gene encoding uncharacterized protein LOC131024823 isoform X2, with amino-acid sequence MATAVRFLLSRTTPRTLFHSPGPCHLANYLPIILHSFLYKETNFHSRSFSTDASHSITQDLNSSVAAAFNLDNRVPATVITGFLGSGKTTLLNHILTSQHGKRIAVIENEFGEVDIDSSLVASHSSSNEEIIMVNNGCLCCTVRGDLVKMLLELVNKKRDKFDHIVIETTGLAKPGPVIETFYSDELLSRHVKLDGVVTLVDSVNAIKHLNEVKPRFVVNEAVEQIAFADRIIINKTDLASEAEVESLTNRIKHINGMAQIKRAKYGLVDMDFVLGVGGYDLDRIEAEVKSEDSHCSHQHETGHEHHHKGHDHVHDSSVSSISIVSDGTLDLDYFDDWLERLVEEKGDDLYRMKGILSVSDSEQRYVFQGVHALFDGSPGKEWGADEKRINKLVFIGRNLDETALRKGFKGCLV; translated from the exons ATGGCAACTGCGGTCAGATTCCTGCTTTCGAGAACGACACCCCGTACCCTCTTCCACTCTCCTGGACCATGTCATCTCGCTAATTATCTCCCCATAATTCTCCACTCCTTCCTTTATAAAGAAACCAATTTCCATTCCAGAAGCTTCTCTACCGACGCATCCCACTCCATCACTCAGGACTTGAACTCTTCCGTCGCTGCCGCTTTCAATCTCGACAACCGTGTCCCCGCCACCGTTATCACCGGTTTCCTTGGCTCCGGAAAG ACCACGCTTTTGAATCATATATTGACATCTCAACATGGAAAGCGGATTGCTGTCATAGAGAATGAG TTTGGTGAAGTAGATATCGATAGCTCGCTGGTTGCTAGCCATTCTTCATCTAATGAAGAGATTATCATGGTAAATAATGGTTGTCTATGCTGTACTGTGCGTGGAGATCTTGTCAAAATGCTTTTGGAGTTGGTCAATAAGAAGCGAGACAAATTTGACCACATTGTTATAGAAACAACAG GTCTTGCAAAGCCTGGTCCTGTGATTGAAACCTTTTATAGTGACGAGCTTCTCTCACGCCACGTGAAACTTGATGGAGTTGTTACTTTAGTGGACTCCGTGAATGCCATCAAACATTTGAATGAAGTTAAACCTAGATTTGTGGTGAACGAGGCTGTGGAACAAATTGCATTTGCAGACCGTATTATCATAAACAAA ACAGATTTAGCGAGTGAGGCAGAAGTGGAGTCATTGACAAACAGAATTAAG CATATCAATGGAATGGCACAAATAAAACGAGCTAAATATGGGTTAGTTGACATGGACTTTGTTTTAGGAGTGGGAGGATATGATCTTGACAG GATTGAAGCTGAAGTTAAATCAGAAGATTCTCATTGTTCTCATCAACATGAAACTGGTCATG AGCATCATCATAAAGGGCATGATCATGTACACGATTCTTCCGTCTCCAGCATCAGCATTGTTTCTGATGGAACCTTAGACCTTGATTAT TTTGATGATTGGCTCGAAAGATTAGTGGAAGAGAAAGGCGATGATCTTTACAGGATGAAAGGGATATTGTCAGTGAGCGACTCTGAGCAGCGCTATGTTTTCCAG GGAGTTCATGCTCTTTTCGATGGATCCCCGGGCAAGGAATGGGGCGCCGACGAGAAAAGGATAAACAAACTTGTGTTTATAGGAAGGAACTTGGATGAAACTGCCTTGAGGAAAGGCTTTAAAGGCTGCTTGGTGTGA